From Mytilus galloprovincialis chromosome 9, xbMytGall1.hap1.1, whole genome shotgun sequence, the proteins below share one genomic window:
- the LOC143045913 gene encoding mitochondrial import receptor subunit TOM22 homolog, protein MSLDGQGSPPKEIEDIPLDEDDDEVMDETIVERLVGLTEMFPEGLRNFCSQAVSLSGKYTVQGYGLTRNLLWVATSAATLLVLPVVFEKERAQHQEQQRQQERQILLGPNAAMGGSSPMMPGMMPPMPPTS, encoded by the exons ATGTCACTTGACGGTCAGGGATCCCCACCAAAAGAGATTGAAGACATACCTCTCGACGAAGATGATGAT gAGGTTATGGATGAAACCATTGTTGAGAGATTGGTTGGTTTAACAGAAATGTTTCCTGAAGGCCTTAGAAATTTCTGCAGTCAAGCTGTCAGTTTATCAGGAAAATATACAGTACAAGGATATGGTCTGACCAGGAACTTACTGTGGGTGGCCACATCTGCTGCAACACTTTTAGTCTTACCTGTTGTGTTTGAAAAAGAAAGGGCTCAACATCAAGAACAACAAAGACAGCAAGAAAGACAg atattgcTGGGACCAAATGCCGCTATGGGTGGAAGTTCTCCCATGATGCCAGGAATGATGCCACCAATGCCACCAACATCATGA